The Akkermansia muciniphila genome includes the window AAGATGGATTAGGAATTACGAAATCAGTTCCGTTTTTTAGTATCCCTAAAGTAGGAGATTTACTTGGAATGTTGGGAGCTGGGGAGGCTATGTTACAATTTAATATGGATGAAGTGGCTGAAATGGCAGAACAAGTAAATGACATGGAGAAGTAATGATTCCTGTTATCTTTGTTCATGGAGAGGGAGTTTCCGATTTTGGAAACTGTTCTCAAGTAGGGCCATTGTACTATATTATATGGAAAATATTGGCTCGTTATTATCCTGATGAAATAATAGAGCATAATTATATTCAAATTGTTAGTAAAAGTGATCTTCAAAATTATCGTAAGGTAAAACGATCTGAAAAACGGAAATCTACGATGCGGCTAGCAAAGCCCCCTAAGATCTCTATAATGGCAGAAACTCTTGGGTTGTTTACTCAAGAACGTGGTGGTCATATTGCCGTATTACATTCAGATGTGGATTTTACAAATAAAGATTTAAGAACTAGAAACTCTACTCTTTTAGAACGGAAAAAAAGAGAAGCGAGAGACACGATAATAAAAGAGATAGAAAATGGTTTTTTTAAATCTGGAATTTCTGAAAGAGGAGTTCCTCTTGTTCCTATGCCTAGAACAGAAGCTTGGTTAATTAAGCTTGTTCCTGGTAGTGGGTTTTCTGCGCATAGATTGGAAAATCTCCCTGGTAATGATAAAGCTCCTTGTGGAGCAAAAAAAATTTTAGATGACTATGGATTTTGTTCGTGTGAAAAGAGATGCTCATTGGTATGTACATCTTATGATCCTGATAAGATGGATTTAGAAAGTCATAGTTTATTTCTTGTAAAGATGAGAAAAGCTTTGTCTCAATGTCCATTTTCCAGCAATAGTTGTTCTTAGAAACTGAAGGAATGACTGAATACGAGAATTATAAAATCTATTGTGTTTTAGATTTTCATGAAAATATTTGAAATTTTTTGATAAAATTAATATTAAGGTATGTCTTCATGACAGTTGCGCCTTGACTACGGCGGTGGAATGTCCGTTCATCTGAGCAGACATGACCATACCCGGAATTCTTGAAGAAAAGTTGTCCGCCGCGTTGAAAGCGGTGTTGGGGGAGGAGCTTCCCGCTGATTTTTGCGCCAGTGTGACGCCGTCCGCGGATTTGCGGTTCGGGGACTACCAGAGCAACGCCGCCATGGTGCTTGCCAAGCGGTGCCGCACGAATCCCCGCGCTCTGGCCCAGCAGGTGGTGGACGGGATGGGGCAGGACGGCGTTTGTTCCCTGGAAATCGCCGGGCCCGGGTTTATCAACTTCCGCATCAAACCTGAATTTTACGCCGCGCGCCTGCTGGCCATGCTGGCGGACGACCGTCTGGGGGTGGAGAAGGTGCAGGACCCCAAAACCATCGTCATTGACTTTTCCGCGCCCAACGTCGCCAAGCCGATGCACGTGGGCCATATCCGTTCCACCATTATCGGGGACGCCCTCTCCCGCGTGGCCCGTTTTGTGGGGCACAACGTCATTACGGACAACCACATCGGTGACTGGGGCACCCAGTTCGGCATGATCCTGTGGGGCTGGAAGAACATTCTGGATGAACAGGCCCTGGCCGCCAACCCCATTGACGAGCTGCTGCGGGTGTACAAGGACGTGAACCTGATGTGCAAGGAAAAGCCGGAACTGCTGGATACCTGCAAGGCGGAGCTGGTGAAGCTCCAGGCCGGGGACGGGGAAAACCTGGCGATCTGGAAGCGCTGCGTGGAAGTCTCCAAATCCGGCCTTTCCAAAATCTACGGCCAGCTTGACATCCACTTTGACTACTGGCTGGGGGAAAGCTTTTACAACGATGCCCTGGCTCCGCTGGTGGACGGCATGATCGCCGCCGGAATGGCCCGTGAGAGCGACGGCGCCATCTGCGTGTTTTCCGACGGCTCCGTGCCGCCCAATGAAGACCCCTTCCTGGTGCAGGACAAGGGGGAATGGCGCGCCAACCCCTGCATCATCCGCAAGGCGGACGGCGGCTTCCTGTACGCCACTACGGACCTCGCGACGCTGGACCACCGCATCAAGACGTGGGGGGCGGATTCCATCTGGTACGTGGTGGGCGCTCCCCAGGCCCTGCATTTCCGGCAGATTTTCTCCACGCAGCGCCGCCGCGGCATGGACGGGGATTACCGTCACATCGCCTTCGGCTCCATCCTGGGGGACGACCGCAAGCCTTTTAAAACGCGTTCCGGGGACACTGTCTCCCTCCAGGACGTGCTGGATGAAGCCATTGAACGCGCCGCCCGGGTGGTGGAGGAAAAGAGTCCGGACATGCCGGAGGAGGAAAAGAAGCGCGTGGCGGAAGTCGTGGGCATAGGCGCCGTAAAGTTCGCGGAGCTCTCCCAGAACCGCATGACGGATTACGTCTTCAACTGGGACAAAATGCTGGCCCTCCAGGGGGACACGGCTCCCTACCTCCAGAACTCCTATGTGCGCGTCCGCTCCATCTTCCGCAAGCTGGACGGCGCCCCGCTGGACTGGTCCGCCCCCATTCAGCTTTCAGAAGATGCGGAAATCCACCTGGCCCGTCTCCTGGCCCGCTACGGGGAAGTGGTGCCGCAGGTGCTGGATGACTGCCGCCCGAATGTGCTGGCCGCCTACCTGTTTGACCTGGCCCGCGCTTTCCACTCCTTCTATGAGGCCTGCCCGGTCCTGAAATCGGAAGGGGCAGTGCGGCACTCCCGCCTGGCCCTGTGCGAGCTGACGGCCCGCACCCTCAAGCACGGCCTGGGCCTGCTGGGCATCCAGCTTCCGGACAGAATGTAGCCTTTTCCCGGTATGAAAGCCTCCTTCCGTCATGTTCTCCTGTCCGCCGCCATGGCGGGCTGCTGTTCCGCCGCTCCGGACGGGGAACACGGGTACTGGATGAGCAGTCCGTCCCTGAACGGCTGGCGGGAGGCCGTCTTCCGCGCCGGCGTTCCGGCCCAGCCTGCGGTACTGCCGCCCGGCGTGGAGATGATGATGATAGGCTCCTCCTCTCCGGCCGTGCAGATTCTGGTGCTGGAGGGAATGACGCATCTGCTCACCTTCGGGGACATGCGCGCCTCCCTGAAATTTGATGACGCCCTCCGCCTGGACCCGGACTGCCTGATGGCCCACTGGGGACGGTGCATGAGCCTGATGGGCGCGGGCCCCGAGTTCCAGGCCCAGCGCGTCCAATCCATGAAGCGCATGAAGGAGCTGGCGCTGCGCCCGGACTGCCCGGAACAGGAGCGCGCCTATGCGGACGCCCTGGCCGTGCTGCTGATGAACGGTCCGGAAAAGGCACGGGAATCATGGAAAAACATCTGTACCACCTGGAAGCGCGATCCCTACGCCCCCCTCTTTTACGCCATGCTCCTGCGGGACGGCTTTGACGGGAACGGCAACCCCGGGGAAGGGCAGAAGGAGGCCGTCCGCGTGGTGGATGCCGTCCTGAAAGAACGCCCGGACTCCCAGGCGGCCCTGTTCATGCGCGTCCTGCTGGAGGAGGTGGCCCCGGTCATCTCTCCGGAAACGGTGGAAACCGCCCGCAAGGCCGCCGCGGCCAACCCCCTCTCCGCTTCCGCCCAGCACCTGCTGGGGCACTGCCTGTTCCGCACGGGGGATTATGAAGGAGCTTCCGCCGCCTTCCAGTCCTCTGAAAACCTGTGCCTGGCGTGGGAAAAAACGGAAAACGTTCCCCGGGCGCTGAATGACGCCTACTTCCGTTCCATCCTTTACCGTGCCGTCTCTGAATTCTGCGCGGGCCATTACAAAAAGGCGGAGGCCATCGCCTCCAGGGCCGCCTCCGTCCCGTTGGACGGGAAACACCCGCTGGCTCCCGGAACGCTCCTTCAACTATGGGAGGCCAGGACATTGCCCGTGCGCCTGATGCTGGCCCGGCCCTCCCTTCCCGCGCAGGCATATCTGCTGAAAGCGTCTCCGGGGCCGCTCCCCAAGGGATTTCCGGACTTGAGCAACGGCATGACGGCGGTGGTCACCCAGTACATGGGCGCCTGTTGCGCGGCCGGGCAGGGCAGGCCGGGCGCCGTAGCGGCCGGCTTTGACAAACTGTCCGGCATCCTGCGCCTGTTCATGGAGGGTGCGGAAGTGGCCCGGCGCCAGATGAGCGTCTCCTACTGGGCGCGCTGTCTTCAGATGGGGAGCCTTTACTCCTCGGAAATCCGTGCCCTGATGTTCCCGGACTCCGCCAATGTCTGGATGTCGGAAGCCATCCGGAGCCAGCGTTATTCCTCCCTGCTGCTGCCCCCCGTGGTGCCGTATCCCGCGGAATGGAAACTGGCCCAGGCCTACCTGCGGGGCGGCAAATACCGGGAGTGCGCGGACATGTGCGGAGAGGCGCTGAAACGCTTCCCCAACCACGCCGGGGTGCTGGCCACCATGAAACAGGCCCGCGGCAAAGAAAATGCCGCTCCCGCTGCGCAAGCTCGGAAAAAGAACCGGATCAAATAACATGGAGACCTGTGAAACACTGAATTTCCCTGACGGGCGCCTTGGCTCCTGACGCTGCACATTCCGGCAAGCATTCATTTTCAATAACCACATACATCAATCAAATATGAACCATCCCTATCTGGACCCCTCCTTCCTGGTTTCCTGGTCACGGCTCACGCCGGACGCCATCAAGCCTGACATTACGGAAGCCATCTCCCGCGCCAGGGCCAACATTCAGGCCATCTGCGGCCAGCCGCTGGACTCCCTGACTTATGAAAACACCTTCGGCGCTCTGGAAAAAGCCTCTGAGGACCTGCACCTCGGCTGGGGCCGCGCCATGCACCTGGACTCCGTGAATGATGAACCCGCCCAGCGGGAAGCCATCGGTGAAATGCTGCCGGAGGTGGTGGCCTTCTCCTCCTCCGTGCCGCTGAACCCGTGCCTGTGGACGGTCCTGAAAGCCGCCGCAGCCTGTGACTGGGTGAAAGACCTCTCCCCCGTCAAGCAGCGCTTCATTCAGGAAACGCTGGCGGACTTCCGTGAAAGCGGGGCGGACCTGCCGGACGAGGTGAAGCCGGAATATGCGGAAATAGAAGCCCAGCTCTCCATGAAGACCAAGAAATTCGCGGAAAACGTGCTGGACTCCACCAACGCCTGGGAGCTCATTGTGGAAGATGAAGCGGAACTCTCCGGCCTGCCGGACTCCGCGAAGGAGGCCGCCCGGCTGGACGCCTTGGCCAATGGGCACGGCACGGAAGAAGCCCCCCGCTGGCGTTTCACGCAGAAATTCACCTCCCTGCAGCCCGTCATGCAGTTTGCGGACTCGGATGGACTGCGCCGTAAAATGTGGGAAGGCTCCTGCTCCATAGGTAAGGACGGGGAATATGACAACGAGGCCCTCATTGCGGAAATCCTGGAACTGCGGGATAAAAAGGCCCGCCTGCTGGGATATGGCTGCTTTGCGGACTACGCCACCTCCCGCCGCATGGCCGGGAGCGGAGCCAACGCCCTGGACTTCATTAATGACCTGCATGACAAGGTGAAACCCTCCTTCCTGAAAGACATGGAAGCCGTCCGCGGGTATAAGGAGGAAAAGACCGGAAAACCCGTGGAAAAACTCTCCCCGTGGGAAACCGGATACTGGTCTGAAAAACGCCGCCGCGAGCTGTACTCCTTTGATGAGGAAGACCTGCGCCCGTACTACTCCGTGGAAAAGGTGATGGACGGCCTCTTCTCCATCTACTCCGGCCTGTACGGCATCACGGTCACGCCGCGCCCCACAGTAGCCTTCAAGCCGGGGGAACCCGGGGAAGTGCCGGAAGGCGCGGTGGAGGTATGGCACCCGGACGTGCTGTTCTATGAGCTGCATGATGCGGAAAGCGGGGAACACCTGGGCTCCTTTTATGCGGACTGGCATCCGCGGGACTCCAAGCGCGCCGGGGCGTGGATGAACTACCTCAGCGTGGGGGAACCCCCGCACGGCGGCAAGCCCCGCGTGCCGCATCTGGGCCTCATGGTCGGCAACATGACCAAGCCCGTGGGGGACAAGCCCGCGCTGCTTTCCCACCGGGAGGTGGAAACCATCTTCCATGAATTCGGCCACCTGCTGCACCAGCTCCTCTCTGATGTGGAGGTCAAATCCCTGGCGGGCACCAACGTGGCCTGGGACTTTGTGGAACTGCCCTCCCAGATCAATGAAAACTGGTGCTGGGAGCGGGAATCCGTGGACCTCTTCGCCGCGCACTATGAAACGGGTGAAAAAATCCCGGACGAACTGTTCTCCAAAATGCGCGCCGCCCGCAACTACATGAGCGGCACGGACTTCATGCGCCAGCTCTGCTTCGGCAAGCTGGACCTGGAGCTTCACGTGAACTGGCCGCGGTACAAGGGCGCTCCGCTGGAGGAAACGGATGAACGCATCCTGGCGGACTACCGGGTGCCCATGACCCACCGCGGCCCCTCCGTGGCGCGCCGCCTGACCCACATCTTCGCGGACCCCACGGGTTATGCCTCCGGCTACTACTCCTACAAATGGGCGGAAGTGCTGGAAGCGGACGCCTTCAGCCGCTTCCTGAAGGAAGGGGTGCTCAATCCGCAGACCGGGCGCGACTTCCGCCGCTGCATCCTCAGCAAGGGCAACAGCAAGCCTGCCGCGGAACTCTACCGCGACTTCATGGGCCGTGATCCGGACGCGGAAGCGCTGCTTGTCAAATCCGGCGTCCTTTAAATCAATCTCTCTAATACAATCCTCATGCCTGAACAAAAAAGACTCTCTCTCGCCGGAATCGGGTGCGGCTCCCGCACGCGCACCTACATGAAGCTGGCCATGGAACAAAAAAACCGCTACCGCATCGCCGCCGCGGCGGACCCCGTAAAGCAGCGCACGGAAGCCGTGCGTGACTTTGCCCCGGAGGAGGAGCGGGACTCCATCCGCCTGTTCAAGGACGCCGCCTCCCTGCTGGAGGAACCGCGCCTGGCGGACGTAGCCATCATCGGCACGCAGGACGACTACCACTACGCCCCGTGCAAAAAGGCCATGGAGCTGGGCTACCACGTCCTGCTGGAAAAACCCATCGCCAAGACGCTGAAGGAAGCGCTGGAACTGCGCGACCTGGCGCGCCTGCTGAAACGCCGCGTGGCCGTGTGCCACGTGCTGCGCTACACCCAGTTCTACCGCACCCTGAAAAAAATCATCAGCAGCGGGGAAATCGGGGACGTCATCACCTTCAACGCCAACGAAGGCGTGGGGGCGTGGCACTTCGCCCACTCCTTCGTGCGCGGGCACTGGGGCAACAGCAAGACCTCCACCCCCATGATCGTGGCCAAATGCTGCCATGACATGGACATCCTTTACTGGCTCATGGGCAGGCGCAAATGCCTCTCCGTAGCCAGCTTCGGGGAGCTCACCTTCTTCACGAAAAAAACGCTCTCCTCCCCCCGTCCGGAACGCTGCACGGACTGGACCACCCCGGTGGGGGAAGACCCCTGGGACGCCCGCAAATACGCCACGGACGACGAATGCAAGCGCTGGCTGGGCATGGTCTATGACCGCGCGCAGGAAGCCACCGCGGAGGAAATCTGTGAATGGCTTGAAACCTCCCCGTGGGGCAGGGACTACCTCCAGTGCGACAATGACCAGCCGGACCACCAGGTTTCCATCATGCGCTTTGAAGGCGGCCTGACCGGCACCTTCACGATGACGGCCTTTGAGCAGGGGCGCCATATTGAAGTATACGGCACCAAAGGCAAAATCCGCGCCGGAGCCTTCTACAAGGAAAACGGCCCCGGTGAAATCACCGTGACGCCCCACTTTGGCGGTAAAACCCGCGTGGTGGAGCTGGAGGAACTGGCCGGCGGCTACCAGGGCCACGGCGGCGGTGACTGGGGGCTGGTGGAAGCCCTTTACGATGACATGCTGACGGTTCCCTCCCCGGCGGACATGACCACCTCCATTGAAGAATCCGCCCACTCCCATGTAATGGCCTTTGCCACGGAACACGCCCGGCTGACCGGCCAGGTGGTGGATGTGGCCGAATTCGAGCGCCGGGTCATGAGAGGTGAACTGGACTACTGATCCGGTAGTTCAACACTTCAATTTCCAGAAAACGGACGGGAAACCGTCCGTTTTTTATTGCTGGTTCCGGATGTGGAACCGGAGGTGGCTGCAACCATCTTCCTCCATGAAAAACGAAATAATTGATGGAATTCATGGAGATGCAGAAAAGGAATATTTGGTCAAGTCTGGAAATCATAAATATTCCGGTTTTAAATGATAAAAAATAACTTATTGGTCAGTATAGGCTTATAAAACGGACGGATTTGGAATCCGGAGTCAAGCCTACAAAATTGAAAGAAAAACGTTTTAAGGAAATTGGGCTTGGCAATATCCTGGAAATTGCCGTAGGGAGTTCCTGATGTAACAGGCTTTCTTTTTGTTCCGGCAATCATTACTAACTGTCTTTACATTTTGGCGGCGGTAGCCGTCAGGGCTGGCGGTATAAGGCTGTGGAAAGGGGATGGGGAAATGTTGCAGAGCATCAGGAAGAACAATTTTTCACGGCTGTAACATCCATACCGGATTCCAAATCCGGCATATATCTTGTGAATTGGCTAAAACCATGAAGAAATCATTCATTCTGCTATTATTGGCAGGCGCCGTTTCCGCGGCTTCTGCGGCTTCCCTGAAAATTAATCTGGGTTCTTCCTCCGTCGGGGATTCGGATTGGATCAGTGTGGCTACCCAGGCTTCCTCCGTTACGGGAGGAAAAGCCACCTCCTACGCCTCCATTGCTTCCTTGAGCAAAAACGGGGGAAATGTTTCCTCGTCCGTGGTTCTCGGCAATCTGGACGGTCAGGACGTCACGCTCACCATGGCGTACAAAAGCACCGCCGCCGTGAATGCGGGTTACCTGGACGCGGCAGGCACGTCACCCTCCCTGAACTCCCTGTTTCCGGACAGCATGGCGCAGTCTTCCATCTCCGGCAAGTGCAACGGGGTGAAAGGGCAGACCGTCGGCCTTCAATTCACGCTGAACGGCCTGGCGGCCAATACCACCTATTATCTCTACGTTCTGGGCAACAGCGGCTTTTCAACCAATAAAACCAGCATGGCCCTCTCGGGCGGTGTCAGCGATGTCACCGGCAGCCTGATGGACGGCTATGAAGGAGCGGGGACGATGGCCGGTTCAACCTTCCAGGGGACGACGGATTCTTCCGGCGTGGGGATGGAATGGACGTTCACCACAGACAGTTCGGGCCGGGTGACGCTTACTTATGAACGCTCCGCCGGTGTGGCCGCGGATGTTTTAAGCGGGGATATTAATTTGAACGGGTTCATGCTGGCAACCGAGCCCATTCCCGAACCGGCCACGGCATCCCTGGGATTGCTCGGACTGGCGGCGCTGCTGTTGCGGCGGCGCAAAAACTAGGGAGCATTCAGCATTATCTTTGACGAGATGTCTGGAGAGAAGGGATGGAACCGCCCATGTTTTTCATCCCTTCTTTCCGGCATTTTTTATTTGCAGAAGCCTATCTGTTAGATTATTTAATAATCTTATATCTATGAAAAAGAAATCTCTCTTCGGCGTCCTTGTGGCGGTGGCTCTCTCCGCTCTGGGGAATCCGGGGCAGGGTGCGGGAACGGTGGAATCCTTCGGCGTGGACTTCGGCAATGCGGCTTCTGCGGCACAGCCGGGCTGGACGAATATGGGGGTGGTGACCGTCACGCCGTCTTCCACGCTGAAAAGCGTGCCCCTGCGGAGGAATAACCTGGAAGCCTCTTCCTCCCCCGTGCTGGCCGGAACGCTGTTTGGCCGCTCCGTTTATCTGGCGGTAACGGCCAAGTCGGAAGCGAGCGTGGGAAACATGTGCTATAACAACGCCAATTCAACGTGGCGGGAAAAGGGGGAAACCCGCGGAGGGCAACCGGGCGGCGTGCTGCAGGCGGAAAGCGCCTTCTCCTTTCCGAATCATGGGGAAGCCCTGAATACGAGTTTGCAGCTATTTACCAACGGCATGGCGGTCCGGGCCGGCACGGTGCGCGTTTCCCTCTCCGGACTGCAGCCCGGCAAGGAATATTCCGTTTCTTTTTTCCTGGGCAGCGGCAAGCCCGCGTACCAGTCCGTTTACCTGGTATCCGGCGCTCATGTGGACGTAAAGGCGCTTCAGACCTCCACCGGTTCCCGCACGGAAGAGATGTGGAAAGGGGGCGTCAACACGGCGGACGCGGATACCTACATGGCGGTGGAATGGACCGCGGCAGCGGATGAAGCCGGGACGCTCGTTTTTGACGTGGTGAAGGAAGGCAACTCCGCCGGAACCGGAGCCCTGAATCTGAATGCGCTGACTGTCCGCACGGATGATACCCCGGCCCCTCCCGCTCCGGAGCCGAAGCCCGTCAGCGTGCTCCACAACAGGGCGCTGACCGTTCTTCCCTCCCCGGTGGCGCTTCCCGTTCCTGCGGATGCCTGGACCGGAACGGGGGAAATGACTTGTGAACTTTGGGTCAGGCCGGATGGGGACGCCGCCTCCGGCGCTATTCTTTCCCTGGGGGCTTCCACGCTCTCCCTGAACGCAGGCCGTCTGCATCTGGAATCCGGGAATGCGGAAGCTCCCGCCTCCGTGGAGGCTTCCGGCCAGCCCTTCGCCGCCGGAACCTGGCACCATGTGGCCGTGGCCCTGGGAACGGAAAACGTCAGCCTGTATGTGGACGGAACATTGGCGGGAACCGCTCCTGCCGCGCCTTACCTGGCCTCCATGAAAAACGGCTGGACAGGCCTGGTGCTGGCTGCGCAGTTCAAGGGCGCCCGGGACGAACTGCGGTTCTGGAATGCGGAGCTGGGGACCGGGGCGGACGACTTTTTCCTGACGGGGCCGCTGCCCATGGCCCACCCCAGGTATGGCCGCCTGGTGGGGCTGTGGCGGCTGGACGGAGACTTCCGGGACGCCAAGTGGACGGAATTCGCGGATAAAACGGGCAGCTCCTTCACCCGCCCGTACCAGGCGGTGACGCCGTCCGGCACGGAATTCTCCATCGTCACGGACAACAATACCTTCCGGTACATGCTCATGACAGCTTATGTACGGGATAGCCACCTGCGCTACCACTGGCTTTCCCGCTCCCATATCATTAACAACAATGACCTCATCTACATCGGCGTAACAGGCCTCACCGCAGATGGAACCATCACTCACTGGCGGCCGGATAATGACGTAAAGGAAAAAAACGGCGTTACGTTTCTCCCCCGGGAAGGAACCCGGACCAGCATCTACCGCTTTACCGGACCGAATGCCTCCATGCGTGTAGGGGGCGGCCTGCTGGGCGGCGATCCTGCCGCCTTCACCATTGAGGCTGACATGCTCCTTTCCGCCGAACGGGAAAATTTCATTCTGTTTGGCAACGACAACGTCTCTCTGACAATCTCTTGGGCGGCTGACCATTACCGCGCGCGCATCCAGGTGGGAACCTCCAAGGCCTGGGAAGCCGACTTGCCCGACATACTCCTCAACGAATATTTCTGGATCGCCTTTGTGCGCAATAACGATACGGGAACCTTCTATCTGAACAACACGGCCGTAGAAACCGTGGCCGCCGCCGCCGGAAATGATCTGGACAGCCAGACGGCCAATGCAGTCGTTGGAAGCAATCTGGTCGGCAACATTGACGAGATGCGCATCTGGGTGGAAGCCCGTGCCGCCGGAAAACTGGGAAAGGCCGTCCAGCACGCCTGGGCGGACCGCCAGATTGTCGCCTACTGGGGAGACAGTGACGTAGAAGACTATGACACCGCTTCCTGGGTGAGCGACCTGCGCTATCTGCGCGAACTCACGGCAGAAGTGGAAGGAATAAACATCCGTCTCTGTGTTTCAGGCGGTTCCGATTGGAAAAAGATGTTGGGCAATGAAGCGGCCAGAAACAAATTCGCCACACAAATTGCAGAAATGCTGAACGAATACGGCGATTTGCTGGATGGCGTGGACCTGGACTTTGAATGGCTTTACCAGGGGGATTCCCTGTGGAACGGCTATGGGGCGCTGGCTGAAGCCATCAGGCAGAAAATCGGCTCCGGGCCTGTTTTTACCATCACGCTGCACACGGTGGCCTACTGGTTCCCCAAGGACAAGATTCAATTTGTGGATTTCTTCCCGTTCCAGAATTATGGGCCCAGCAGCAGCGCTGGCACCTATAACACCATGGTTTCCGCCTGTAATTTATTTAGATCCTGGGGGTATCCGGATTCCAAAATCCAGCTCAGCGGTCCTTTTTACGGAGTAACTGGTGCCTCCGGCGCCACAGATGCCATGCTGTACCGTGACCTGAAGGGAGAGGAGGAACTTAACGATCCCGCACTGGACCAGCTCACCCTGAACAGCAATGGTAAAAAATACTATTACAATGGAGTAGACACGACGCGGAAGAAAAACAAATACATCAGTGATCAAAAACTGGCTGGCTTCATGTACTGGGATTTGGGTGGCGACATCTCCGACTCCCGGAATGAAAGCAACTACTTTGACCAGCGTTCCCTGCTGCGCGCCGCCAACCGCTACGTGTCTTCCACGTCGTTCCCCGTTACGGCTTCCCCGTTCGGCTTGTCCCGGGTGGGGGCATCCGTTCCCGCCGCCGGAGGGCCGGTGGATGTGGAAGTGCAGATGGAAGAGGAAGCCCTGGGCTGGGTGGTGGCGGAATCCCCGGAATGGATTTCCGTTTCCGCCTCTTCCGGCATGGGCCGGACCACGGTCATCCTGACGGCGTCGGAAAACAAATCCGCCGCCGGACGGTCCGGAACGGTGGTATTCCGCGCTTCCGACAAGCAGGAATGCGCCGTCACCGTGACGCAGGCCGGGGCAGACCTGGCGGGCTATGACAAGTGGGTGCAGGACACCTTCCCGCCGGACGCCACGGCGGACCGGACGGCGGCGGATGCCTCCCCCGCCGGGGACGGCGTCACCAACCTGATGAAATACGCCACGGGCCTGGACCCGCTGAAACCCTGCGGAAGCGTGACGAAAGTATCCGTGGAAGAAGGCGCAGACGGGAACAGGCATCTGGTGCTGCGGTGGCCCGTAAATCCGCAGGCGGCGGAGGTAAAGCATGAAGTGGAAGTCTCCCCGGACCTGGTCAGCTGGATATCCCTGGGGGAAGTGGAGACCGCCGGAAAAACATCTGCGGAATTCCGGGACGCGGAACCCGTGCAGGAGAGTGGAATGAAACGCCGCTTCCTGCGCTTGAAGGTGACGCGGGAATAGCTCCGGGACTTTGACACCTCTTCCCCGCAGAACGGCAGGCTGGACAATCAGCGCATCCGTAAAAATGCGCTGATGTTCTGGAAAAGCGCATTCTCTGCGCCCGCGTTTATTCTTAAGGCCGCCCCCGCAGGACTGCGGCGCTTCCGGAACCCTTCAGGCCCGTTGCGGGATAACGCAGGCTACTTCCCCTTCTTCTTAATCTTTTCCTTCACCCGCTCCACATTGGCGCGGGCGTCTTCATTCCCCAGTTCCGCCGCCTGTTCGTACCACTTCTGGGCTTCGGCCAGATCCTTGGCCACGCCCGTTCCGCGTTCATACATGGAACCCAGGTTATTCATG containing:
- the argS gene encoding arginine--tRNA ligase — translated: MTIPGILEEKLSAALKAVLGEELPADFCASVTPSADLRFGDYQSNAAMVLAKRCRTNPRALAQQVVDGMGQDGVCSLEIAGPGFINFRIKPEFYAARLLAMLADDRLGVEKVQDPKTIVIDFSAPNVAKPMHVGHIRSTIIGDALSRVARFVGHNVITDNHIGDWGTQFGMILWGWKNILDEQALAANPIDELLRVYKDVNLMCKEKPELLDTCKAELVKLQAGDGENLAIWKRCVEVSKSGLSKIYGQLDIHFDYWLGESFYNDALAPLVDGMIAAGMARESDGAICVFSDGSVPPNEDPFLVQDKGEWRANPCIIRKADGGFLYATTDLATLDHRIKTWGADSIWYVVGAPQALHFRQIFSTQRRRGMDGDYRHIAFGSILGDDRKPFKTRSGDTVSLQDVLDEAIERAARVVEEKSPDMPEEEKKRVAEVVGIGAVKFAELSQNRMTDYVFNWDKMLALQGDTAPYLQNSYVRVRSIFRKLDGAPLDWSAPIQLSEDAEIHLARLLARYGEVVPQVLDDCRPNVLAAYLFDLARAFHSFYEACPVLKSEGAVRHSRLALCELTARTLKHGLGLLGIQLPDRM
- a CDS encoding tetratricopeptide repeat protein, which codes for MKASFRHVLLSAAMAGCCSAAPDGEHGYWMSSPSLNGWREAVFRAGVPAQPAVLPPGVEMMMIGSSSPAVQILVLEGMTHLLTFGDMRASLKFDDALRLDPDCLMAHWGRCMSLMGAGPEFQAQRVQSMKRMKELALRPDCPEQERAYADALAVLLMNGPEKARESWKNICTTWKRDPYAPLFYAMLLRDGFDGNGNPGEGQKEAVRVVDAVLKERPDSQAALFMRVLLEEVAPVISPETVETARKAAAANPLSASAQHLLGHCLFRTGDYEGASAAFQSSENLCLAWEKTENVPRALNDAYFRSILYRAVSEFCAGHYKKAEAIASRAASVPLDGKHPLAPGTLLQLWEARTLPVRLMLARPSLPAQAYLLKASPGPLPKGFPDLSNGMTAVVTQYMGACCAAGQGRPGAVAAGFDKLSGILRLFMEGAEVARRQMSVSYWARCLQMGSLYSSEIRALMFPDSANVWMSEAIRSQRYSSLLLPPVVPYPAEWKLAQAYLRGGKYRECADMCGEALKRFPNHAGVLATMKQARGKENAAPAAQARKKNRIK
- a CDS encoding M3 family metallopeptidase gives rise to the protein MNHPYLDPSFLVSWSRLTPDAIKPDITEAISRARANIQAICGQPLDSLTYENTFGALEKASEDLHLGWGRAMHLDSVNDEPAQREAIGEMLPEVVAFSSSVPLNPCLWTVLKAAAACDWVKDLSPVKQRFIQETLADFRESGADLPDEVKPEYAEIEAQLSMKTKKFAENVLDSTNAWELIVEDEAELSGLPDSAKEAARLDALANGHGTEEAPRWRFTQKFTSLQPVMQFADSDGLRRKMWEGSCSIGKDGEYDNEALIAEILELRDKKARLLGYGCFADYATSRRMAGSGANALDFINDLHDKVKPSFLKDMEAVRGYKEEKTGKPVEKLSPWETGYWSEKRRRELYSFDEEDLRPYYSVEKVMDGLFSIYSGLYGITVTPRPTVAFKPGEPGEVPEGAVEVWHPDVLFYELHDAESGEHLGSFYADWHPRDSKRAGAWMNYLSVGEPPHGGKPRVPHLGLMVGNMTKPVGDKPALLSHREVETIFHEFGHLLHQLLSDVEVKSLAGTNVAWDFVELPSQINENWCWERESVDLFAAHYETGEKIPDELFSKMRAARNYMSGTDFMRQLCFGKLDLELHVNWPRYKGAPLEETDERILADYRVPMTHRGPSVARRLTHIFADPTGYASGYYSYKWAEVLEADAFSRFLKEGVLNPQTGRDFRRCILSKGNSKPAAELYRDFMGRDPDAEALLVKSGVL
- a CDS encoding Gfo/Idh/MocA family protein, giving the protein MPEQKRLSLAGIGCGSRTRTYMKLAMEQKNRYRIAAAADPVKQRTEAVRDFAPEEERDSIRLFKDAASLLEEPRLADVAIIGTQDDYHYAPCKKAMELGYHVLLEKPIAKTLKEALELRDLARLLKRRVAVCHVLRYTQFYRTLKKIISSGEIGDVITFNANEGVGAWHFAHSFVRGHWGNSKTSTPMIVAKCCHDMDILYWLMGRRKCLSVASFGELTFFTKKTLSSPRPERCTDWTTPVGEDPWDARKYATDDECKRWLGMVYDRAQEATAEEICEWLETSPWGRDYLQCDNDQPDHQVSIMRFEGGLTGTFTMTAFEQGRHIEVYGTKGKIRAGAFYKENGPGEITVTPHFGGKTRVVELEELAGGYQGHGGGDWGLVEALYDDMLTVPSPADMTTSIEESAHSHVMAFATEHARLTGQVVDVAEFERRVMRGELDY